Proteins encoded within one genomic window of Nonomuraea gerenzanensis:
- a CDS encoding VOC family protein has product MAREIQITFDCGDPAKLAAFWAEALHYRLDGPPPGFESWEQALDAWGVPPERRNDASAVVDPDGSGPRLFFQRVPEGKQAKNRLHLDLRAAPGLSDEARMAALESEADRLVAHGATRLHRQDPAPPLHFGHLIMADPEGNEFCLD; this is encoded by the coding sequence ATGGCCCGCGAGATACAGATCACCTTCGACTGCGGCGACCCGGCGAAGCTGGCCGCGTTCTGGGCCGAGGCCCTCCACTACCGGCTGGACGGCCCGCCTCCGGGCTTCGAGTCGTGGGAGCAGGCCCTGGACGCCTGGGGCGTGCCGCCGGAGCGCCGCAACGACGCCTCGGCGGTGGTGGACCCCGACGGCTCGGGCCCCCGGCTGTTCTTCCAGCGGGTGCCCGAGGGCAAGCAGGCCAAGAACCGCCTGCACCTCGACCTGCGGGCCGCCCCCGGCCTCTCGGACGAGGCGCGGATGGCGGCCCTGGAGTCGGAGGCCGACCGGCTCGTCGCCCACGGCGCCACCCGCCTGCACCGGCAGGACCCCGCCCCGCCGCTCCACTTCGGCCACCTCATCATGGCCGACCCGGAGGGCAACGAGTTCTGTCTCGACTGA
- a CDS encoding DinB family protein has translation MTWNSLLRDQIDWHWTHQLRTRLDGLTDDEYFWEPAPGSWNVRPRGTGTAPVQGGSGAMTIDFAFPPPDPEPFTTIAWRLGHVIVGVLAMRNASHFGREPTDYHSFAYAGTAAEALAQLDTEYATWLAGVESLGEDGLARPCGKAEEPYDEHPMAALVLHINRELIHHLSEVCLLRDLYLHTRREAS, from the coding sequence ATGACCTGGAACTCACTGCTCCGCGACCAGATCGACTGGCACTGGACCCACCAGTTGCGCACGCGGCTGGACGGGCTCACCGACGACGAGTACTTCTGGGAGCCCGCGCCCGGCTCCTGGAACGTGCGGCCGCGCGGCACCGGGACCGCCCCGGTGCAGGGCGGCTCCGGCGCGATGACCATCGACTTCGCCTTCCCCCCGCCCGACCCGGAGCCGTTCACGACGATCGCCTGGCGGCTCGGCCACGTCATCGTCGGCGTGCTGGCCATGCGCAACGCCTCGCACTTCGGCCGCGAGCCCACCGACTACCACTCCTTCGCCTACGCCGGAACGGCGGCCGAGGCGCTGGCCCAGCTCGACACGGAGTACGCCACCTGGCTGGCCGGGGTCGAGTCCCTCGGCGAGGACGGCCTGGCCCGCCCGTGCGGCAAGGCCGAGGAGCCGTACGACGAGCACCCGATGGCGGCGCTGGTGCTGCACATCAACCGGGAGCTGATCCACCATCTGTCCGAGGTCTGCCTGCTGCGCGACCTCTACCTGCACACCCGACGGGAGGCGAGCTGA
- a CDS encoding helix-turn-helix transcriptional regulator: MSRMGAEGTTERVLRLLSLLQRRLSWTATELADELGVTDRSVRRDVERLRALGYPVHATAGVGGGYQLGAGTRLPPLLLDDEEAIATAVSLRLASGGTVAGAGEAALRALAKLDQVMPPRLRAEVRAVHGATDTLLGPGVEIDAELLVTLARACRDAVRVRFLYVAARGGVERERTVEPVRMVATSRRWYLMAYDVNRDDWRTFRLDRMRDVTATTWRFQPRQHPDPVAFVQRGVTEAPYRHLARVRLRARPEQVRELVPPQVGRVEEDRDGWCVLVSGGDNLDAIAVHVAWLGFEAEILEPPELRESAARLARRLAAMAAPVPPCASGAPGDG; the protein is encoded by the coding sequence ATGAGCCGCATGGGCGCCGAGGGGACGACCGAGCGGGTGTTGCGCCTGCTCTCACTGCTGCAGCGCAGGCTGTCGTGGACCGCCACCGAGCTGGCCGACGAGCTGGGGGTCACCGACCGCTCGGTGCGCCGCGACGTGGAGCGGCTGCGGGCGCTCGGCTACCCCGTGCACGCGACGGCGGGCGTCGGGGGCGGCTACCAGCTCGGCGCGGGCACCCGGCTGCCGCCGCTGCTCCTCGACGACGAGGAGGCGATCGCGACGGCGGTGTCCCTGCGGCTGGCCTCGGGCGGCACGGTGGCCGGGGCTGGCGAGGCCGCGCTGCGCGCGCTCGCCAAGCTCGACCAGGTGATGCCGCCCCGGCTGCGGGCCGAGGTGCGGGCGGTGCACGGCGCCACCGACACCCTGCTCGGCCCCGGCGTCGAGATCGACGCCGAGCTGCTGGTGACGCTCGCGCGGGCCTGCCGCGACGCCGTGCGGGTGCGGTTCCTGTACGTCGCGGCGCGTGGCGGCGTGGAGCGCGAGCGTACGGTGGAGCCGGTGCGGATGGTCGCCACCAGCCGCCGGTGGTACCTGATGGCCTACGACGTGAATCGCGACGACTGGCGTACCTTCCGGCTCGATCGCATGCGCGACGTGACCGCCACGACCTGGCGCTTCCAGCCGAGGCAGCACCCCGACCCGGTGGCCTTCGTGCAGCGGGGCGTGACCGAGGCGCCGTACCGGCACCTGGCCCGGGTGCGGCTGCGCGCGCGGCCCGAGCAGGTGCGGGAGCTGGTGCCGCCGCAGGTGGGGCGGGTGGAGGAGGATCGCGACGGGTGGTGCGTGCTGGTCTCCGGCGGCGACAACCTGGACGCGATCGCCGTGCACGTGGCCTGGCTGGGGTTCGAGGCCGAGATCCTGGAGCCGCCGGAGCTGCGGGAGAGCGCCGCCCGGCTCGCCCGCCGCCTCGCCGCGATGGCCGCCCCGGTCCCGCCGTGCGCGTCCGGAGCGCCCGGCGACGGCTGA
- a CDS encoding RecQ family ATP-dependent DNA helicase, producing MGLWTGLRGRFGRRGRRLRATARQRFGWQALRPGQQEAMEHLLAGRDVLLVMPTGGGKSAVYQLPALLLDGPAIVVSPLIALQRDQVSGLAEADAGGAVAVNSTASVEAGLEKVTAGDAAFVFLSPEQLAKAEVVERLARARPSLIAIDEAHCVSSWGHDFRPDYLRLGQVIERLGHPPVVAMTATAAPNVREEIVRSLGLTRPAEIVRGFDRPNLFLEVRRFARAEDKSRALVEDAASRDGLGLVYVATRKESEEYAAALAGRGRRAEAYHGGMRAAERTRVHDLFTRGEVDTVVATSAFGMGIDRPDVRHVLHAAPPESPDAYYQEIGRAGRDGGPAAAVLFYRQEDLGLRRFFTAGRADGEALLRVATLVREHGGTVPAGELAALLKVGTTQLTRLVNLLEQAGALTVTATGDLRYTDAGLPPERAAARAAELDETRRRVDDSRIDMMRGYAETRGCRRRFLLAYFGEPYAPVTCGACDTCESGDAPEPVPAPGRGEFPVQAKVTHKLWGPGTVMSREHDRITVLFDSVGYKTLSLAVVADVLRRA from the coding sequence ATGGGCTTATGGACGGGGCTGCGGGGCCGGTTCGGGCGGCGCGGGCGCAGGCTGCGGGCCACGGCCAGGCAGCGCTTCGGCTGGCAGGCGCTGCGGCCGGGCCAGCAGGAGGCGATGGAGCACCTGCTCGCCGGCCGCGACGTGCTGCTCGTCATGCCGACGGGCGGCGGCAAGTCGGCGGTCTACCAGTTGCCCGCGCTGCTGCTCGACGGGCCCGCGATCGTCGTCTCGCCGCTGATCGCGCTCCAGCGTGACCAGGTGAGCGGCCTGGCCGAGGCGGACGCGGGCGGCGCCGTGGCGGTGAACTCCACCGCCTCCGTGGAGGCGGGGCTGGAGAAGGTCACGGCGGGGGACGCGGCGTTCGTGTTCCTGTCGCCGGAGCAGCTCGCCAAGGCCGAGGTGGTCGAACGGCTCGCGCGGGCACGGCCGTCGCTGATCGCGATCGACGAGGCGCACTGCGTCTCGTCGTGGGGGCACGACTTCCGCCCCGACTACCTGCGGCTGGGCCAGGTCATCGAGCGTCTGGGGCATCCGCCGGTGGTGGCCATGACCGCCACCGCCGCGCCGAACGTCCGCGAGGAGATCGTCCGCTCGCTCGGGCTGACCAGGCCGGCCGAGATCGTCAGGGGCTTCGACCGCCCCAACCTCTTCCTGGAGGTCCGCCGCTTCGCCCGCGCGGAGGACAAGAGCCGGGCCCTGGTCGAGGACGCCGCCTCCCGCGACGGGCTCGGCCTCGTCTACGTCGCCACCCGCAAGGAGAGCGAGGAGTACGCCGCGGCGCTGGCCGGCAGGGGACGCCGGGCCGAGGCGTACCACGGGGGCATGCGCGCCGCCGAGCGCACCCGCGTGCACGACCTGTTCACCCGGGGGGAGGTGGACACGGTCGTGGCGACGTCGGCGTTCGGCATGGGCATCGACCGGCCGGACGTGCGTCACGTGCTGCACGCCGCGCCGCCGGAGTCACCCGACGCGTACTACCAGGAGATCGGCAGGGCGGGCCGGGACGGCGGGCCGGCCGCGGCCGTGCTGTTCTACCGGCAGGAGGACCTGGGCCTGCGCCGCTTCTTCACCGCCGGCAGGGCCGACGGCGAGGCGCTGCTGCGCGTGGCGACGCTCGTGCGCGAGCACGGCGGCACGGTGCCCGCCGGCGAGCTGGCCGCGCTGCTCAAGGTGGGCACCACCCAGCTCACCAGGCTGGTCAACCTGCTGGAGCAGGCGGGCGCGCTCACCGTGACCGCCACCGGCGACCTGCGTTACACCGACGCGGGGCTGCCGCCGGAGCGGGCCGCCGCGCGGGCGGCCGAGCTGGACGAGACGCGGCGCCGCGTCGACGACTCGCGCATCGACATGATGCGCGGCTACGCGGAGACCAGGGGCTGCCGCCGCCGGTTCCTGCTCGCCTACTTCGGCGAGCCGTACGCCCCCGTCACCTGCGGCGCGTGCGACACCTGCGAGAGCGGCGACGCGCCCGAGCCGGTGCCCGCGCCCGGGCGGGGCGAGTTCCCCGTGCAGGCGAAGGTGACGCACAAGCTGTGGGGGCCTGGGACGGTCATGAGCCGGGAGCACGACAGGATCACCGTGCTGTTCGACTCGGTGGGCTACAAGACGCTCTCGCTGGCCGTGGTGGCGGACGTGCTGCGCCGCGCGTAG